A window from Bacteroidota bacterium encodes these proteins:
- a CDS encoding right-handed parallel beta-helix repeat-containing protein: protein MKTIFIKSIIAIFAACIIIVSCKKETPLAQPQKDVPNNYPNDGAIVLSDNIITDTVLKNHKNGVDYRIASCIQVSRGSKITIESGVSIEVMPGMCIELYDSTSFTVTGTMASPVTISGLVKSKGSWRGIFMNGNLCSVNMQFASVQFAGNDWRQFNSSAINAYRGSITLNNCEFGNNLSYCIWLSNDVSIGGIHNNKFLNNDAEPIMIDFRKCDQLSNDNTFTGNVLNGVLIKTAPKEFCNNDLNIPKLNVPYYADSTFNTRKAIVIQPGTWMIMKKLSIFNVDNSQGTGASFTANGTAQQSITLEGAEQKKGYWSGIQMKSANASFEYCNLISAGLVNNYVSINPYAVIISEGPGADTLNVKNCTLLNGPEWAIAIDTPAVNYNLDIETINFFDTTFKNGNVIWF from the coding sequence ATGAAAACAATTTTTATCAAATCCATCATAGCAATTTTTGCCGCATGTATCATAATTGTGTCGTGTAAAAAAGAAACACCATTGGCACAGCCACAAAAGGATGTGCCCAATAACTACCCTAATGATGGTGCCATTGTTTTAAGCGACAATATTATAACTGACACAGTTCTTAAGAATCATAAAAATGGTGTGGACTATCGCATAGCCTCGTGCATACAGGTTAGCCGTGGCAGCAAAATAACCATCGAAAGTGGGGTTTCGATAGAAGTAATGCCGGGCATGTGCATAGAATTATATGACAGTACATCGTTTACTGTTACCGGTACAATGGCATCGCCTGTAACCATTTCGGGTTTGGTAAAAAGCAAAGGATCGTGGCGTGGTATATTTATGAATGGTAATTTATGCTCAGTCAATATGCAATTTGCCTCTGTACAATTTGCCGGCAACGATTGGCGACAATTTAATAGCTCAGCCATAAATGCTTATCGGGGAAGCATCACGTTAAACAACTGCGAATTCGGAAACAATCTCTCCTATTGTATTTGGCTAAGCAACGATGTAAGCATTGGCGGTATTCATAATAATAAGTTTCTGAATAACGATGCTGAACCCATTATGATTGATTTTCGAAAATGCGATCAGCTTAGCAATGACAATACCTTTACCGGAAACGTGCTGAACGGAGTATTAATTAAAACTGCACCCAAAGAATTTTGTAACAATGATTTGAATATTCCAAAGCTAAATGTTCCTTATTATGCAGACAGCACATTTAATACGCGTAAAGCAATTGTAATTCAACCGGGAACCTGGATGATTATGAAAAAGCTATCCATTTTTAATGTTGATAATAGTCAGGGAACTGGCGCATCATTTACAGCAAATGGTACTGCACAGCAAAGTATTACTCTGGAAGGCGCTGAACAAAAAAAAGGTTACTGGTCAGGTATTCAAATGAAAAGCGCCAACGCATCGTTTGAATATTGCAATTTAATTAGTGCAGGCCTTGTAAATAATTATGTCAGTATAAATCCCTATGCTGTAATAATTAGCGAAGGCCCTGGTGCTGACACATTAAATGTAAAGAATTGTACTTTGCTAAACGGACCTGAATGGGCAATTGCAATAGATACTCCGGCCGTAAACTATAATCTGGATATTGAGACAATTAATTTTTTTGATACCACCTTCAAAAATGGAAATGTGATCTGGTTTTAA
- a CDS encoding SDR family oxidoreductase, which translates to MSKTVLITGAAGFLGSHLCDRLINQGFHVLGMDNLVTGSLKNIEHLFPHKEFTFYEHDVTKYVHVAEPVDYILHFASPASPIDYLKIPIQTLKVGSLGTHNMLGVARAKKARILVASTSEIYGDPQVHPQNEDYWGHVNPIGPRGVYDEAKRFQEAMTMAYHNVHGIETRIVRIFNTYGPRMRLNDGRALPAFFGQALRGEDITVFGDGSQTRSFCYVDDLVEGIYRLLMSDYHLPVNIGNPAEITIKEFAEEIIKLTGTSQKIIYKELPTDDPKQRRPDIALARKILNWEPKVLRDDGLKMTFDYFKKLPHDELFKKEHKFD; encoded by the coding sequence ATGAGCAAAACAGTTTTAATAACAGGCGCGGCAGGATTTCTGGGTTCGCATTTATGCGATAGGCTTATTAATCAGGGATTTCATGTTTTAGGTATGGATAATCTGGTTACTGGTTCGCTCAAAAATATTGAGCATCTATTTCCTCATAAAGAATTTACATTCTATGAGCACGATGTAACTAAGTATGTACACGTTGCTGAGCCGGTCGATTATATTTTGCATTTCGCATCACCTGCCAGCCCTATCGATTATTTGAAAATTCCTATTCAAACATTAAAAGTGGGAAGCCTGGGTACACACAATATGCTGGGTGTGGCGCGTGCCAAAAAGGCCCGTATTCTGGTAGCATCTACATCAGAAATATATGGCGATCCGCAGGTGCATCCTCAAAACGAAGATTATTGGGGGCACGTGAATCCCATAGGACCACGTGGAGTTTATGATGAAGCCAAACGTTTTCAGGAGGCCATGACCATGGCCTATCACAATGTACACGGAATTGAAACACGGATAGTCAGAATCTTTAATACCTATGGCCCACGCATGCGCCTTAATGATGGGCGTGCATTGCCCGCCTTTTTTGGGCAAGCACTGCGAGGCGAAGATATCACTGTATTTGGCGATGGCTCACAAACCCGCTCGTTTTGTTATGTTGACGATTTGGTAGAAGGTATATACCGTTTGTTAATGAGCGATTACCACTTGCCTGTAAATATTGGTAACCCTGCCGAAATTACGATTAAGGAATTTGCCGAAGAAATAATTAAACTTACCGGAACTTCGCAAAAAATAATTTACAAAGAGCTACCAACCGATGACCCAAAGCAACGCAGACCTGACATTGCTCTGGCCCGAAAAATTTTGAATTGGGAGCCTAAAGTTCTTCGTGACGATGGACTTAAAATGACCTTTGATTATTTTAAAAAATTGCCCCACGATGAACTATTTAAAAAGGAACACAAGTTTGATTAA
- the pcaF gene encoding 3-oxoadipyl-CoA thiolase — MKKAYIVDGVRTAIGNLGGTLAGVRCDDLAAHVLKELMQKHPGINATDIEEVVLGCANQAGEDNRNVARMASLLAGLPVSIAGETVNRLCASGLSACASAARMIQSGDGQLIIAGGVESMTRSPWVISKTSAPYGRDAQMFDSSFGWRFVNPLMKKMYGTDAMGETAENLAVRDSISREDQDAFAMRSQLKAAAAQQSGRFAKEIVTIPIPQKKPAFIQFDTDEFIKPSTTMEGLSNLKAAFKANGTVTAGNASGLNDGAAALLLANENMINQYQLKPIAEIVSIASAGVEPRIMGIGPVNAANKALQRAGISWDNLDIIELNEAFAAQALACTRTWGLADDDPRLNPNGGAIALGHPLGMSGARILLSAAIELQIQKKEYALITMCIGVGQGFAMVIKRS, encoded by the coding sequence ATGAAAAAGGCATATATAGTTGATGGTGTGCGCACAGCCATTGGCAATTTAGGTGGCACCCTGGCAGGAGTGAGGTGTGATGATCTTGCTGCCCATGTTTTAAAAGAGTTGATGCAGAAGCATCCCGGCATAAATGCAACAGATATTGAAGAAGTGGTGTTGGGGTGTGCAAATCAGGCAGGCGAAGATAATCGCAATGTAGCACGCATGGCAAGTTTGCTTGCAGGCTTGCCGGTAAGCATAGCTGGCGAAACTGTAAACCGTTTGTGTGCATCGGGATTGAGCGCTTGCGCCTCAGCTGCACGCATGATACAATCGGGCGATGGCCAATTAATTATAGCAGGAGGCGTAGAAAGTATGACCCGTTCGCCTTGGGTTATAAGTAAAACAAGCGCACCCTATGGACGCGATGCTCAAATGTTTGATAGCAGCTTTGGATGGCGATTTGTAAACCCATTAATGAAAAAAATGTATGGTACCGATGCCATGGGCGAAACTGCCGAAAATCTGGCTGTACGCGACTCTATCAGCAGAGAAGATCAAGATGCCTTCGCTATGCGAAGTCAACTGAAAGCTGCTGCTGCGCAGCAATCTGGCCGATTTGCAAAGGAAATTGTGACAATTCCTATTCCACAAAAAAAACCCGCATTCATACAATTTGATACCGATGAGTTTATAAAACCATCAACTACCATGGAAGGGTTGTCGAACTTAAAAGCTGCCTTTAAAGCGAATGGTACCGTAACAGCAGGAAATGCATCGGGATTAAATGATGGAGCTGCTGCTTTACTATTAGCAAACGAAAATATGATTAATCAATACCAGTTAAAACCAATAGCCGAAATAGTAAGCATAGCCTCAGCCGGGGTTGAACCACGTATTATGGGAATAGGCCCTGTAAATGCTGCCAACAAAGCATTGCAGCGTGCCGGCATTAGTTGGGACAACCTTGATATTATAGAATTGAATGAAGCCTTTGCAGCCCAGGCGCTTGCTTGCACTCGCACATGGGGTCTTGCTGACGATGATCCACGTCTCAATCCCAACGGTGGTGCTATTGCGCTTGGCCATCCCTTAGGTATGAGTGGCGCAAGAATTTTACTTAGTGCTGCAATTGAATTACAAATTCAGAAAAAAGAATATGCCCTTATAACCATGTGCATAGGCGTTGGGCAAGGATTTGCAATGGTAATTAAGCGCTCCTGA
- a CDS encoding DUF4249 family protein translates to MKNSFLVTLISLLGFSFFISCENDLDIVSPYKDTTIVYCLLDLSDSVHWVRVHKAFLGPGDAEQMAAYADSIYYSDQLTVKLERWVNNQLYGVINFARDSSVTKEPGLFAESPNILYKSYGIDNLFDDSEYRLLITNRKTGKVISAAANMIQKPFISNPSSGSISLSPGPFNIKLNTGKYAKTYDVKIVFNYIEQSKADSSLIVNKQTIWNAGVIEAPSTDGSQPVTYTLKREEFAQFLKSTIKPDPTVYRYTGKLDFYFAASDNTMFEYQRINNANGVNSGNALLFTNIQGGLGLMACKRTDVKSGQSLSGQTVLFIQTSPETSNLGFVQ, encoded by the coding sequence GTGAAAAATAGTTTCCTAGTTACACTTATTTCCTTGTTAGGCTTTTCATTTTTTATTTCCTGTGAAAACGACCTAGATATTGTTTCTCCTTATAAAGACACTACTATTGTATATTGCTTGCTTGACTTGAGCGACAGTGTTCATTGGGTACGTGTACACAAGGCCTTCTTAGGGCCAGGCGATGCCGAACAAATGGCGGCCTATGCTGATTCGATTTATTATAGCGATCAGCTCACGGTAAAGTTGGAGCGCTGGGTAAACAACCAATTATATGGCGTAATTAATTTTGCCCGCGATTCATCGGTTACCAAAGAGCCCGGGTTATTTGCCGAATCACCAAATATTTTGTACAAATCTTATGGCATTGATAATCTTTTTGATGATAGCGAATACCGCCTGCTTATTACCAACCGTAAAACTGGCAAGGTAATAAGTGCTGCAGCCAATATGATACAAAAGCCATTTATTTCCAATCCGAGTTCGGGGTCCATTAGTCTTAGTCCCGGTCCATTCAATATAAAACTAAATACCGGAAAATACGCCAAGACCTATGATGTAAAAATTGTATTTAACTACATTGAGCAATCAAAGGCCGACTCAAGCCTAATAGTAAACAAACAAACCATCTGGAATGCAGGCGTTATTGAAGCGCCCTCTACGGATGGTAGTCAACCCGTAACCTATACCCTCAAACGTGAAGAATTTGCACAGTTTCTGAAATCTACTATTAAACCAGACCCAACCGTGTATCGCTATACCGGTAAACTTGATTTTTATTTTGCAGCAAGTGACAATACCATGTTTGAATATCAGCGTATCAACAATGCCAACGGAGTTAATTCAGGAAATGCTTTATTATTTACAAACATACAAGGAGGGCTTGGTCTAATGGCATGTAAACGCACCGATGTAAAATCAGGTCAATCATTATCAGGACAAACCGTATTATTTATTCAAACATCGCCCGAAACAAGTAATCTTGGATTTGTACAATAA
- a CDS encoding polysaccharide biosynthesis C-terminal domain-containing protein yields the protein MSIYKKLLSQTALYGLSTLVGRLLNYLLTPLLTSLFLPEEFGIISYFYAIISFANMLFTYGMETAYFYFSKKYNERDVFQTTYTGIVISSILFASTIIIFRQPISLVLNLQGYEHYFVLMAFILLFDTLSTIPFGALRLSDHVAKFVSIKMAGIIINIGFTLLFAFAWEQNNSSNHAMLRFMYQLAPLPLNARHIFIANVLSSGVVCLLLMKEISAIRFSINTSLWRESLLYALPLLIAGFAGMINETLDRILISYLIKPPQQALYQQGIYGACYKLSILMTLFIQAFRFAAEPFFFNRKNEQNEKQVFANVMKYFVILCSLIFLFVMLNLEWIKYFINNRYWEGLHVVPILLLANLFLGVYLYQGMWYKLSGKTRYGAYISLAGAVITLVLNFILIPIYGYTGAAYTTLVCYASMMIISYFLGTKHYPIQYDLGAISFYFILSILLFAGCHYALKQNVSVTLYHVLTTIALIAFGGVVYFRENKVLAK from the coding sequence ATGAGTATTTATAAAAAGCTGCTTTCACAAACGGCCTTATATGGCCTTAGTACCCTGGTAGGCAGGCTGCTCAATTATTTACTTACTCCACTACTTACTTCTCTTTTCTTACCCGAAGAGTTTGGAATTATTTCATACTTCTATGCAATCATATCATTCGCAAATATGCTTTTTACATATGGTATGGAAACGGCTTACTTCTATTTCAGCAAGAAATATAACGAACGTGATGTTTTTCAAACCACCTATACAGGCATCGTTATATCTTCTATACTGTTTGCTTCAACCATCATAATATTTCGACAACCCATTTCATTGGTACTTAATCTGCAAGGGTACGAGCACTATTTTGTGTTAATGGCCTTTATATTACTATTTGACACACTAAGTACAATTCCATTTGGTGCCCTCAGGCTATCTGACCATGTAGCCAAGTTTGTAAGCATAAAGATGGCAGGCATTATAATCAATATTGGTTTTACCTTATTGTTTGCTTTTGCCTGGGAGCAGAATAATAGCAGCAATCATGCAATGTTACGATTCATGTATCAGCTAGCTCCACTACCTTTAAATGCCAGACATATATTTATTGCAAATGTGCTGTCGAGCGGTGTGGTATGTTTGCTGCTTATGAAAGAAATTTCAGCAATTCGATTTTCCATTAATACATCTTTATGGAGGGAGTCGCTGTTATATGCATTACCATTATTGATAGCTGGGTTTGCAGGTATGATAAATGAAACACTCGATCGTATTTTAATTTCCTATCTGATAAAACCTCCGCAGCAAGCGCTTTATCAGCAAGGCATTTATGGCGCTTGTTACAAGCTCAGTATCCTGATGACACTTTTTATTCAGGCATTTCGATTTGCTGCCGAGCCATTTTTTTTTAATCGTAAAAACGAGCAAAACGAAAAGCAAGTGTTTGCTAACGTGATGAAGTATTTTGTAATTCTGTGTTCGCTCATTTTTCTTTTTGTAATGCTTAATCTGGAGTGGATAAAATATTTTATCAATAACCGGTATTGGGAAGGATTGCATGTTGTACCTATTTTGCTCCTTGCTAACTTATTCCTGGGCGTTTATTTATATCAGGGCATGTGGTATAAACTTAGCGGCAAAACCCGTTACGGTGCCTATATATCTTTGGCAGGTGCAGTTATTACATTAGTTTTAAATTTTATATTAATTCCTATTTATGGATATACTGGCGCTGCTTATACTACCTTAGTATGCTATGCAAGTATGATGATTATTTCATACTTTCTGGGAACCAAACATTATCCCATCCAATACGATTTAGGTGCAATAAGCTTTTACTTCATACTATCAATTTTACTTTTTGCCGGATGTCATTATGCGCTTAAGCAGAATGTTTCGGTAACACTATACCATGTACTCACTACTATTGCACTGATTGCTTTTGGCGGTGTAGTTTACTTTCGTGAAAATAAGGTACTTGCCAAATAA
- a CDS encoding T9SS type A sorting domain-containing protein: MNRNKKWILPVIALLLASVWSYAQTATSSTHTTVQNIKLGPFSGNYFKPIVADGGGLIYREFQTNEYKILSTTVSETNTANMRLFLSDVNLGANSFIQLISLYDNGTQRLDNKSIEDWYYSSAFFNGDAVEVQLWVAPGDNNVMLKVASTFAIEGFLGSPESQCGTTDDRVASSDKKVGRLMPVGCTGWQISNGRFVTAGHCTGNMSIMEFNVPSSTSNGTTVAASPSNQYPVVANSIVFQNTTGTGNDWCTYNVNPNSNTGKLPNEANGVFNAFDQTYFRCTKDVLPGTSGSTTRITGFGVDFVPSGTGGGPCSGCNASSQTNQTSAGPFVSETGSTTAVGLNYTVDTEGGNSGSPVIINNTLNTVGIHTNAGCVTNNANPGANAGTSFEEDDLETAVQNALGTGHLYIDENHPSATASGTVMRPYKTVNAAVTAAAANNTLNIVEGAYTETVITTKTLVMRAPVGLVVIGPSAFANLETRYEEQGNETSSNSASSTNDVAVMPNPFANNFTMTLDLNSERRCSAYITNMAGAVVKVVFSDKVFDQGQQQISVDCSELADGSYFIVVNDGEKILRSKINKLN, from the coding sequence ATGAATAGAAACAAAAAATGGATTTTGCCGGTGATTGCTTTATTGCTGGCTTCCGTGTGGAGCTATGCGCAAACTGCTACAAGCAGCACGCATACCACAGTTCAAAATATTAAACTAGGGCCTTTTAGTGGAAACTATTTTAAGCCCATAGTAGCAGATGGTGGAGGATTGATATATCGTGAGTTTCAAACTAACGAATATAAAATTCTATCCACTACAGTAAGCGAAACCAATACTGCTAACATGCGCTTGTTTCTAAGCGATGTTAATTTGGGTGCCAACAGTTTTATACAATTAATTTCGTTGTATGATAATGGCACACAACGCCTCGACAATAAGAGCATAGAAGATTGGTATTACTCATCAGCATTTTTTAATGGAGATGCAGTTGAGGTTCAGCTTTGGGTAGCACCGGGCGATAATAATGTAATGCTTAAAGTTGCAAGCACGTTTGCAATTGAGGGATTCCTTGGCTCACCTGAGTCGCAATGCGGAACCACCGATGACCGCGTAGCATCAAGTGATAAAAAGGTTGGCCGATTGATGCCTGTTGGTTGTACGGGATGGCAAATTTCCAATGGTCGTTTCGTTACCGCTGGTCATTGCACAGGAAACATGTCTATTATGGAATTTAATGTTCCCTCTTCTACAAGTAATGGTACAACCGTTGCAGCCAGTCCAAGCAATCAGTATCCCGTGGTTGCAAACAGTATTGTTTTTCAAAATACTACCGGTACTGGTAATGACTGGTGTACATACAATGTAAACCCTAATTCAAACACCGGAAAGTTGCCTAATGAAGCCAATGGGGTTTTCAATGCCTTTGATCAAACCTACTTCCGTTGCACAAAAGATGTGTTACCAGGCACCTCGGGGAGCACAACACGAATTACGGGATTTGGAGTAGATTTCGTACCCTCTGGTACTGGTGGCGGTCCTTGTTCAGGCTGCAACGCAAGTAGCCAAACCAATCAAACAAGTGCCGGACCATTTGTAAGTGAAACAGGAAGCACTACCGCAGTAGGATTAAACTATACCGTTGATACCGAAGGTGGAAACAGCGGAAGCCCTGTTATTATTAATAACACTTTAAATACAGTGGGTATACATACCAATGCGGGTTGTGTAACAAACAATGCAAATCCCGGAGCAAATGCAGGAACAAGTTTCGAAGAGGATGATCTTGAAACTGCCGTACAAAATGCTTTGGGTACCGGCCATTTGTATATTGATGAGAATCACCCCTCGGCCACGGCCTCGGGAACTGTAATGCGTCCATACAAAACCGTAAATGCTGCTGTAACTGCCGCTGCTGCCAACAATACGTTGAACATAGTAGAAGGAGCATATACAGAAACCGTTATTACTACGAAAACACTTGTAATGCGCGCCCCTGTAGGACTGGTAGTGATTGGCCCCAGTGCTTTTGCCAATTTGGAAACCCGTTACGAAGAACAAGGAAACGAAACCAGTTCAAATTCTGCCTCCAGCACCAATGATGTTGCCGTAATGCCTAATCCTTTTGCAAATAACTTTACGATGACTTTGGATTTAAATTCAGAAAGAAGGTGCTCTGCATACATTACTAACATGGCAGGTGCAGTAGTAAAGGTAGTTTTCAGCGACAAGGTATTTGATCAGGGACAACAGCAAATTAGTGTTGATTGTTCTGAGTTAGCCGATGGCTCTTACTTTATAGTTGTAAATGATGGAGAAAAAATTCTTCGTTCAAAAATCAACAAGTTAAACTAA
- the folK gene encoding 2-amino-4-hydroxy-6-hydroxymethyldihydropteridine diphosphokinase has product MHYVTAYLLTGSNIGCKLINLIEAAELIDDTTHCIVTETSSVYRTAPWGYKNQPAFFNQALKIRTSLPPYILLKRMKAIEKKMGRKPNEKWRARLIDIDILLYGNEKVSANDLIIPHPGLHVRKFALSCLSEIAGNVKHPVHAQTISKLAQNCTDHSLVIKL; this is encoded by the coding sequence ATGCACTATGTAACCGCTTATTTACTCACAGGTAGCAACATTGGTTGCAAACTAATTAATTTAATTGAAGCTGCAGAATTAATTGATGATACCACCCATTGTATTGTTACCGAAACATCTTCTGTATATCGGACTGCACCGTGGGGTTATAAAAATCAACCGGCTTTTTTTAATCAAGCACTTAAAATACGGACATCGTTGCCTCCCTATATTCTTTTGAAGCGTATGAAAGCAATTGAAAAAAAGATGGGACGCAAACCCAACGAAAAATGGCGTGCCCGACTAATTGATATTGATATTTTACTTTATGGTAATGAAAAGGTAAGTGCCAATGATTTAATTATTCCGCACCCCGGTTTGCATGTGCGCAAGTTTGCGCTTAGTTGCCTTAGCGAAATTGCTGGTAATGTAAAGCATCCGGTGCATGCACAAACTATTTCTAAATTGGCTCAAAACTGCACCGATCATTCGTTGGTAATAAAGCTTTAG
- a CDS encoding tryptophan 2,3-dioxygenase: protein MSDRKPVHYSDYLQLDKILNAQLPESDKEKLEAHDEMLFIIIHQAYELWFKQLAYDLDSVIKLVSTPAINDNSPAMQTVVHRLNRMGTILRVLVHQIDILETMTPLDFLDFRDLLRPASGFQSWQFKLFEGRLGLKFENRHGQEYYISQLRPAEVELIKNSESQPSLLDLINAWLSRMPFFNDASLWKEFKTQHEPIPDMHPFWSEYKQVYASTLLEAEKGNLSAFDELFISENPQRSLSAAANRTALFILLYRGFPLLQQPFQLIQQLLEIDEQMATWRFRHVNMVHRMIGGRVGTGGSTGKEYLQGALQKHYVFKDFAILTSFLIPRTKLPELGTALQNKLGFTS, encoded by the coding sequence ATGTCAGATCGCAAACCGGTTCATTACAGTGATTATTTACAACTCGATAAAATACTGAATGCACAGTTACCTGAAAGCGATAAAGAAAAATTGGAAGCTCACGATGAAATGCTTTTCATCATCATTCATCAGGCGTATGAATTATGGTTTAAGCAATTGGCATATGATCTTGATTCAGTTATTAAGCTAGTGTCGACTCCAGCAATCAACGACAATTCGCCAGCCATGCAAACAGTTGTTCATCGTTTAAACCGTATGGGAACCATTTTACGTGTATTGGTTCATCAAATTGATATACTTGAAACAATGACTCCGCTTGACTTTCTCGACTTTCGCGATTTGTTGCGCCCTGCTTCGGGATTTCAAAGCTGGCAGTTCAAATTATTTGAAGGCAGACTTGGTTTAAAGTTTGAAAACCGTCACGGGCAAGAATATTATATATCACAATTGCGACCTGCCGAAGTTGAATTAATAAAAAATTCTGAAAGCCAGCCTTCATTGCTTGATTTAATAAATGCATGGCTCAGCCGCATGCCCTTTTTTAACGATGCCTCTCTTTGGAAAGAATTTAAAACACAACATGAGCCTATTCCTGATATGCATCCATTTTGGAGTGAGTACAAACAGGTATATGCCTCAACATTGCTCGAAGCCGAAAAGGGAAATCTTTCAGCATTTGATGAACTTTTTATTTCTGAAAACCCACAACGGTCATTAAGTGCCGCAGCTAATCGTACTGCCCTATTTATATTATTGTATCGCGGCTTTCCTCTGTTACAGCAACCGTTTCAACTCATACAGCAATTATTGGAAATAGATGAGCAAATGGCCACATGGCGCTTTCGCCATGTGAATATGGTACACCGCATGATTGGTGGACGTGTTGGCACCGGTGGCAGCACCGGCAAGGAATATTTGCAAGGCGCCTTGCAAAAACACTACGTCTTTAAAGATTTTGCCATTCTTACCAGTTTCCTTATCCCTCGAACAAAATTACCTGAGCTTGGTACTGCTTTACAAAACAAGTTAGGTTTTACATCATAA